Proteins encoded in a region of the Drosophila willistoni isolate 14030-0811.24 unplaced genomic scaffold, UCI_dwil_1.1 Seg783, whole genome shotgun sequence genome:
- the LOC124461969 gene encoding uncharacterized protein LOC124461969, which yields MLTVQLIMQSGKPLVTKLPISATVYELKAELQSLLNIEPETLEISASDVTCADSDLLIEVAGLGKNKQIKPVVSCYEGNNFVGLILFSLGGEDFADPLVDNSVSDSSIEDSESSVIELSSGSSGGSVQPSTIDCKRGIKRKAQGHEINIETKRIKYVLESSEENLENHSYGDMQEACDMGGCGIKSRPRPVKHEIEMEPDVINGQRPPYVNILPENRPFVVVISSSECEKNLRPGGRVLWNF from the exons atgTTGACTGTTCAATTGATTATGCAATCCGGAAAG cCATTGGTTACGAAGCTCCCAATCTCAGCTACCGTATACGAGCTAAAGGCTGAGCTTCAGAGCCTTCTCAATATTGAGCCGGAAACATTGGAGATTTCTGCATCTGATGTAACGTGTGCCGATTCAGATCTTTTAATAGAAGTTGCTGGTctaggcaaaaacaaacaaattaagccggttgtgtcttgctatgaaggcaacaattttgtgggCTTGATACTATTTTCCCTTGGGGGCGAGGATTTCGCCGATCCATTAGTCGATAATTCGGTGTCAGACTCAAGTATCGAAGATAGTGAATCTTCCGTCATTGAGCTATCCTCGGGATCTAGTGGCGGATCCGTCCAGCCATCCACTATTGATTGCAAGCGAGgtattaaacgaaaagcccaAGGACATGAAATAAACATAGAGACTAAACG GATCAAATATGTTCTCGAATCCAGTGAGGAGAATCTAGAAAACCACTCGTATGGAGATATGCAAGAGGCATGCGATATGGGAGGCTGCGGAATAAAGTCCCGACCACGCCCGGTTAAACATGAAATCGAAATGGAACCTGATgttataaatggtcagcggcCCCCGTACGTTAACATTCTTCCAGAGAACAGGCCGTTTGTCGTGGTTATATCTTCCTCAGAATGTGAGAAAAACTTGCGACCTGGTGGAAGagttctttggaatttttaa